tacaattattcttcttctcctcactcaacctctattcttctagtctcttttctttacatactataatctattattccatctatttagcttctttattttcataaaaaatgaaataggCCCAATGTTTAGAGgcaggagggccactgacacctgggcccaccgggagttttcctggtatccagatgggccagtccgacactgtacgcCACTGACCTAGCCTCAAGAACAATAGGTCTCATGGGCCTCCATTTAAAGAAAGGCAGCGTTCTGGGACAAAATACTTCTCCCTACTTTACTCAGAGGAGAGAGAGGAAACAGCACTTCCTTTGTTATTTAGGGTCATGAGAGGAAACATTGTTCACTCAACATTTCCCCCATGTTACACAGAGGAGAGAGACAAAACACTCCTCCCCATGCTACAATGAGAAGTTACATTGCCAACACGTTGATGCACTTATCATATCAACAGTTTCCAAAGtacttttatttctatatatctgtaaccttgttatgagctaaggggacctaACCTgaagttagggggagatttggggtgggtgcttgtttgtgccctgggtacccctagaactatagcagggtgactgttaccccaatgtttctatatatctgtaaccttgttatgagctaaggggggcccagcatgaaggccagttagggggagatttggggtgagtgcttatttgtgccctgggtacccctggaactatagcagggtgacaccccaatgtttctatatatctgtaaccttgttatgagctaagggggacccagcctgaaggccagttagggggagatttggggtgagtgcttatttgtgtcctgggtacccctggaactatagcagggtgactgttaccccaatgtttctatatatctgtaaccttgttatgagctaagggggcccagcctgaaggccagttagggggagatttggggtgagtgtttatttgtgccctgggtacccctggaactatagcagggtgacaccccaatgtttctatatatctgtaaccttattatgagctaaggggggcccagcatgaaggccagttagggggagatttggggtgagtgcttatttgtgccctgggtacccctggaactatagcagggtgactgttaccccaatgtttctatatatctgtaaccttgttatgagctaagggggcccagcctgaaggccagttaggaggagatttggggtgagtgcttatttgtgttcTGTGTGCCCCAGGAACTATATTAGAGATGCTgggcacaaaaaaatgtattcagagaTCTGTAACCTTGTCTGTTGGAAGGGGACCCATCAAAGACAATCATTTTGGTGATTGCAACAAAAGagttttgcaaaataaacaaaagaacaTACAATATCAGTTATAATGAAAATTGTATAGTTTGgactagatttttttatatttataaaagtgaaATGTGGCTAATATTATGTGacgcagttttgcaaaaatataatttgttaagAAGGAAGaatatgtgaatatataaaatataatgaaaacttCAATACAAACTGTGCAGATAATATTCAAAAGATTGCTGACTCAATATGGTAAACttttgccaaaaaatgaaagaaatctgTCTTTCCAGTGATGTAATGTTATCTCCGACAGAAACAACGAGGAACCAAATTCGAAACTAACAGTATTGCAAAAAGAAACCGTGACCAGACTCCCTCTGTCTTCCTAAAAAGAAATAGACTTTTGAAAGAGTTAcgattttcactttttaaacatattaacCTCCCTTCAATATATAAATGGAGCAAGTTGGGAGGATGAAAATTATTACAGGACAAGGACTCAACAGAACAAGACGATTCACATCTAGTTGGTAAGTAAGTCTGTCCCTCCTAGGCTGAAAAGTACAGTAAAATTTGGGTTGGAGTATTTATCTTGAGATAGAATTGATCGGTTTTGGGCAATCAACATTATGATATAGGGCTCCTCTTTACtcgttattttattttccattgtaGGGAAAATGAATCATATGATGTCTCGACCATTATTGCTGTTGCTCAGTCTTATCTCCATTGTCCATTGCCGAAACTGCAAATGGCTTCACCCCAAACAGGAATATCTCAACATCCAAATTCTCCAAACCTTCAGCCAATTGGTAAGTTTCTCACAATGCTTCTTTCTTAAACATTAGGTAGACTAATAGGTAGACTAATGGTCACATTAATCGGTTACAGCTTTGAACGATCACACTGTTCTACTTGgttgggtgttagagctcagcagcagCAATGATCTCTAACACCCATCTTGAATTGGTAATACCGTCTACAAACTGGAAATTAAAGATTGTGACAGTTGTTTTTACTCTTACTTTAAGAAATTGTTAAAACTTAATTGACATACTTTTTTACAGAGAGGTTGACACTTGAAATTTTTTAAAGGTGTTGGTTTTACCCGGGTATTAAAAAACtttcaagttaaaaacaaaatatttatataacttttCGTATTTAACCATAAGTAATTAGAATTGGGAAATTTAatgtaattttagtttttttaagataaaggACATTTTGGAGTCCATTTACAAAtaatcaaagtttgatttttttttttccacaaatcacaaAAAACGTAGAGGCTTTCCTGTATTTCTAATAGGGATGCAAtgaaatccaggattcagtccgggatttggccaggattcgtcctttttcagcaggattcggattgggcagaatccttctgcctagccgaaccgaatccgaaccctaatttgcatatgcaaattaggggcggggagggaaagcacgtgactttttgtcagaaaaggaagtaaaaaacgttttctccttcccacccctaatttgcatatgcaaattagggttcagattcggttcggctttcacaaaggattcggccgaatccaaaacagtggattcagtgcatccctaatttctaaaacttccaaaaagtcagaatttattacTGAAAAACACCACGAAAGACTTTAATCCCAAACgtcgccaagttaaagttgtcgaggtgctatagaagtcagtgggaggtgcactgatcctattggaccattttagaggttttcgaattTATCTTCGATAAGAAAACGCAAATTTATAGAGGTATTTGTATTCTAAGTGCATCGTTCagcgtttttttttcccattgatactttttatattcaatcttttaataaattcaatgacaatcgtggttttaagtttagtcgtggtttgaAAAACCTCCACAACCACTAAACGTCTACCTGCAATTAATAAGCCTCCACCTTTAGAAACCTTAAAATTGCAAAAATCCTGAAttaaaaaacccatttaaaagaCGTGATTGATCTGAAAGAATCATTTCCTGGAGCAAAGTTATCAGCAATGGTGATTtgaaacatatttattgtttgtttCATGTAGTCTTTCATATTATATTCTAGACTCCTCCTAAAGAATTTGACATAGTCTGCCATGATTATCCCACCGCACAACCTAATTTAGAGAGACTCTACAATATCACACAGGTAAGAAAATCTTTACAGATGGGCACAATAATAATATCACCAGCTGATCATATAAACCCCAAAGACGTCAAGCACCAACACTGTGTATCTTACAGGTAGAAGCCGCGGCTCTCGCTGTTAGAGAAGTTCTCAATGAAACCATCAGGTTCTACAGGAAACACCATGAGAGTATGGGGTGCAAGCAACAAGCCTGGGAAAGGTTTCAGCAGCTTCTCTACTATCAGATTCACCAACTGGAGGGCTGTGTAAGTAGGACTCAATGCACTCGTTCTATTGTGACCAAAAACTggattcatttttaataaaatagactttttatatttttcaggtcCCAGAGACAGGAGAAAACGatctactgaaaaataaaatatcagaacaATTTCaacagtgggaaaaaaatgtagcGGAACAGGTAGGGAGTCCTTTCATCATTACAATGCGTCAGACCATTTTAAGAATTACgtattttagactttaaaaaGTGGGAGATTTCATGAAAAATCCAATTCATGGAggctctaaatcagtgatccccaaccagtggctcatgagtaacatgttgctctccaaccccttgtatgttgctctcagtgtcctcaaaacaggggcttatttttgaattctaggcttggagttaagttttaattgcataaaaactaaagtataatgccaagtagagcctcctgtaggctgtcagtctacataggagctaccaaatagccaatcacagcccttatttgggatcccaagggactttttcatgcttgtgttgctccccaagtatttacatttgaatgtggctcgggtaaaaaaggttggggacccctgctctagatcatTTCAGTATTGGAGGGAAAGGAGAAATACTAATGATTGATCCTCTAGATTTGGGGAGGGAAATTTATTAGAAtttgagctttaaaaaaaaaaaaaaaaagtgaattttttttaatgaatttcaatTCCCATGGTCACAATCTTTTTTGTTAACCACTagcatatatatatgaaaaaaatattggatcAGAAAAAACATGATCATGTGCATTTGGAGAAAACTTGATCGTCACGAAAGTCATTTTTCCAAAACTCAATGTTAAAAATATacctcccattaacttctatccttttcttccttttaatttttgtcaatttttttaactGAGAAATTcatgtttgagaaaaaaaattttgccaagaTTTCTTAAACCTTggaaaaattcaatttcaaaataaattggcACCTCAATCTTTATTTCTGTCAATATTTACTGAATAAATGCATttagaaaactccaaaaaaattgcttgaatctTGAAATTACAACTCCCATTAATAGATATTTCAATTTCAAATCAACGTCTCAATGCCTTTCCTTGCACTTGCTAATTATAGTTAGTTGCACCTCCTCTTTTAAGGTCCGAGATACAAATCATGGTCATACCCAATAAAAATATTCTCTGCTGTGttgtcaacattttttatttctatacctGATTTTAGGACAAAGCATCGTGTGCCTGGGATTTTATCCAAGATGAAATCAGAAGGAATTTACATCTCGCTCTACAGCTCTCCTCCCGCCTGAGAAGGCAACACTTGCTCTAGAAGACCGTGTAGTATGATGCACTCCTGGATCTAGGAGTCTGATGAAGTCAAATATTATTTtcattctatttatatatttatggattatttatatcataatatttatatattttaaataaaagttgaagTGATATCCCTGGTGGTACTGAGCTATTTTCTTGTTGGTCTTTTGGTGTCCATCAGTGTTTAGGGACCCCtttagctcaaaacaaggttaaAGACATAAGAAGACAACAGCTGTATTAACAATTTCGACTTAGCAAACAATTGTTCAGCCTTACAAACCCTtatagtggccatacatgggcagatttaaccTGCCAATTCGGATCCTTTAGACAGattctgcctgtgtatggagccTTCTGAAGGGCATTCCTGGCCAATATCTATCAGCCAGATAttaatcgggcaggtttgattttcaccATAATGGAGGACCACATGGACTAGTTGATGCGTTCCTTGTCCTGTCCCATTCCCATTGTTGTAATTTGATAGTTTGGCCTTAGAGCCAAATGATCGCATTAGCCCAATAATTCCCTGCCTTTAGTTGGCATATCCggagaaagatccgcttgtttggccacctagtgtatggccgcctttagaCTGGGCATCTAGCAGTATCTAGGTCATCATAGCAGCATTTCTCAAAAATTGCACCTTAATTGGCCTTTAGGCTGGGTCACCTATAAGGGAATATTGATGAGATGTACTCAAGGACAAGCCAATCCTCCTGATGCTCCTTGGGGGAGAAGAAGAAATTCCACCATTGCATGCTTGTTGCAAGACTGTAATGAGTGATGAGTAGGACTAATACTAAGGCTTTTGCTCTTCCACCATGAAGACATGAGTTTGATTCTGGCACCCAGCACTGACGTTCAATTGTTCTTCAAATGAATTTATATGGAATAGTTTCTGCAACAAGGAGATTTTTTTCCCAGTATTGATTTGAGTGACTTGGCAGATACGGACCATGACATTTTAAGCTAAGGTCATTGTATATAATGAACTCATATAAGAAGCAGATTATAAGTAGTATCTGTGCGAGAAACATGACTCTACTATATAAGACTTGAGTAGGGCAATCATATATGGcagttttaaaacataatttccagttttaatttccagttttaaaacaTCATTTCCAGTTTCCGACTACTGAAAACAAAAACTACCCAAAAATAGCCATTCCTATAGTAACAAAATGAGCAGCCGGCAGCTAAAGAGCCCGTGTTGGTGCTGCCATCAAGTGGCAGTTGTCAAATGTGCATGACTTTATTATAAGGGAGAATAAAACAGACTTTAATCTGTTGGTTCTTTTTCTTTATCTCCCTACTGTTTATCATACCAGACTGTATACATGAAGTTATGAGACATAGCGGCTTAGTTGTGTAAGTTTTGGAAATAAATTACCACTTTCATTTTGCAAGATATCctgatattttttgttttgagtgATAACCCccacttttatttttatcacatacacatataaaatagaataCATTGATCCAGGATTCTGGGCAATTTCTGGTAAAACATCCCACAATCAGTGGTGTAATGACAGTGGGAACAGTAGGTAAAACTGCCAGGAGGTCCCCAAAGCACTGAGGGGCTCTCAAGAGTAAGCTGATAGTATCGAGGCTGTGGGACTCAATCCTTGGGCAGTGGTGTCTTTCGTTGAATACTGGCCATAATAAAAATCTGTAGAAGGGGCAATAACTGTGGGATAATGAAAGGAGATTTAGTAAAGTTTTAGGAGTAGGGGACTGGGATTGTcttagaggcaaattcactaagcgccgaacgctagcgtcaattcgctagcgtcgggcatttttgttacttcgcaaattcactaacggacgctggcgtaattttgctagtgttacttcgcacccttatgcctggcgaatttgcgcaacgaacgaaactacgcaaattcactaacgcgcgcattgttctgaacgccaccttttacgccagacttccttcgccacctcagaccaggcgaagcgcaatagagtagatagggtttgcttcaaaaaaagtgaaaattttttctaagtgccaaaaaacgctggcgtgttttctatattatgggtgataggctaaaaaagattgaaaatttttttggggctcccctccttcccccctacatttcctgactcatggcaacttaactatacagtgggcacatgtgtagggcaaaatacattttttatttgatgttttgaaggttttctaggcatttgtagtgattctacgtattccttcattgaaatttgaatttggcgccgtatgcaaattaaccttcgctagcgaaacttttcttcgcttggcgaattaacgttagcgcaacttcgcaaacttacgctacccctgtgcacaacttcggattttagtgaatttgcggagcgctggtgaaactatgcctggcgaagtgcggcgaatttgtgcctggcgcaactacgattcttagtgaatttgccccatagtgtgacaAGATGGTCTCTAATAGGGACCTATACGGCACATTTTGCTCTGGGCTTCAAAAAGGGCACCCATGGGTGCAGTAACAGTACAGTTAAAAAGGCCTAAATTGGGGCTCATTGAATTGCAGATATGTATAGAGATTAATCATCTTTGCTCAGTTGGCTTCTTTATAAGTGATGCTCAGAAATCTGGATTTGTCCAACCACCCAGGCCCGTCGGAGAAGCAACACAGCAACATCACTGGCaaagcttatttaaaaatgatatatacaaCACACAATTGTATGGGTTAAGGATTACACACTGTTAAAAGAATAAATATCCAGCATAAAGCTATAAGTATTTCTGAGGCCACCATGGTTTGTtggatctatatacagtatatacagtagctatgAGTTCCCCACGGCGCTATGTTGTCCATGATCAGCTTTTTCCAGACAGGCTCAATGTGTAGGATCTCTCTTCACAGTTCTTTAAAGCAGTGTGGTTGACTTGGCACATAAATATACTTCCGTGGTCTTGGGCTTGGCATGGAAACCTCAACATGCTCCACATTGAGTGCAAACCCCTAGCACTGGCCACACACAGAGAGTTACAGACCCCCGTTCCAAGCTGGACTCCATTTCTGAACCAGTTCACTGTTACTTGTGGAGGAGAAAAGTTACTGATCTTGCACCTTAGCATAACTTCTTCCCCTTCGGTAGGATTTTGGGGTTCAGCTATGATCCACTGGACCTCAGGAGGTGTTCCTAGTAGGAGAATAGAGTTAATAACAAATGTACAGTCTACGTAAGAAGCTTTgcaggttaaaggggaagtaaagtctaaaataaaataaagctagaaatgctgtattttgtatactaaacataaacatgaacttactgcaccacaagcctaatcaaacaaatgatttatgctttcaaagttggcaacagggggtcaccatcttgtaactttgttatacatctttgcaagaccaagactgtgcacatgctcagtgtggtctgggctgcttagggatcgtcataaatgatcaaaacagcacaagtcaaataatatctgccagaagccgatacagcaagactgattaataatcagaatatacagactgcactgggtcctgtgttttcatgtaatctaatgtggattttatcgtttttgtattgtttaatacaaactctctccaactctgcagaaccagtggctgcagcaaaataatcctccaaatagaatcccagtttatctgtttaaatctggctccatgatctttgtccctgcagctggagttggaaacagtaaaggggatgtaaaggcaaaaataaaatccaatacaaatctctacacagtcgccgactgctctacagggaaacaaacaaagctgcttgagttctgcatggctgggaagtaaggcgggggctccccctgctgttcataagtatgattgtttccctgcagagcagttagggaccgtctgacaattcctatccacagcagtaaatgaaaggagaatttcactgcatacagtcaggtttcttataaaaacggtacaatgttttaaattaaagtatattggagataggtttctttttcattaaagaaagtaaaaattagatttaattttttttttttgcctttacatgtcctttaactttCAGTACATAACATCACTTGGGGGGGATGGAGCAGATATGGGAAATGATCTCAAACAATTTCCGTGGCATAGAAATAATACATATGAAGATGCTCAATTTCCAAGGACATCTGCCTCAACTGCCAAAACAAAACTCCAAGCCTCAATCTCCATCAGCTTTGTGACATCACAGTAAGGGAAGATGAGTGCAGGTCAATGGGTTGATATTTGGGACACAAGAGAAGGTTCTGAATCTCACCTTTTAAGTTAATTTCATAGTTCAGTTCCTCTATCTTCCCAAAACTCATATGGTTGATCAGACAAGTATAGATAAGGCCATCATCCTCCTCAGTCAGTAAGAGTTCAGTCTGACTCCATATGCTGCAATAGTCGTCCTCACAGAGGAAGGGCCCGAATGACGTCACATCCGTGACCAACTGCCCGTTCTTCAGCCACGTTAGAGATATCTCCATTGGGTAAAACTTCTCTACGATGCAGCTCAGGACAAGTCTTTCTCCCAACTGAGGGACCAGTGGCCAACTTGTGatgtaacattttttggggcgAGCTgcgaatataaataaaaattcatgAAGCTCATAAATATGATATAGTTCATTTAGAAAGCATGACCTGAATTGGAGACAACTCACCggttatatttatcttttccttCTGTCGCACTGTTGCATGTAAGGCTTTGTGTTCCACCTCACAGACCAAAGTGGCTCCATCGTCTTGAACAGTTGGAGTGTAAAATAGCTGGGATGTCGCACTGAAGACACTCCCATGTTTGGTCACCAGATGTTGGGCTTGGTGTGTGATGTCCTCACCACAGAGTAGAGGCGTATCAATGGAACGGCTTCTCTGACCTTGCTTTGGCCTGTCAATGTACCACTGGATGTTGATTGGCTTTGGCCGGAAGCCATTAATGTTGCAcgtaaatgtaattttttcattGGCGATTACCAGTGCCGGCAGAATAATTGGCGATACCAGAGGAGCAACTGGAATATAGAAAAGGGCATACAAGTAGGTTTGTGGCATCAAAACAAACGTTATTGTGCAAGTCGGGGGTAACTTTTTCAGCGTTACTTCATCTGCCTAGGTTTGCTTGTAATTCGTTTGGCGCAAATCTGTGGTTCAACCCACTGTTAGGACCCAAGAATGTTCAGCGTGACCTTAGCTCCATGATCCACAGCGTCAACAAGGCCAAACACAATAgtgctacaagtatgggacctgttatccagaatgctcgggacctggggctttccagataacggaattttatgcaatttggatcttcataccttaagtctactagaaaatcatgtaaacattaaataaacccaataggctggttttgcctccaataaggattaattatatctta
The Xenopus laevis strain J_2021 chromosome 9_10S, Xenopus_laevis_v10.1, whole genome shotgun sequence DNA segment above includes these coding regions:
- the LOC108702186 gene encoding interferon a3 — protein: MNHMMSRPLLLLLSLISIVHCRNCKWLHPKQEYLNIQILQTFSQLTPPKEFDIVCHDYPTAQPNLERLYNITQVEAAALAVREVLNETIRFYRKHHESMGCKQQAWERFQQLLYYQIHQLEGCVPETGENDLLKNKISEQFQQWEKNVAEQDKASCAWDFIQDEIRRNLHLALQLSSRLRRQHLL
- the LOC121399175 gene encoding uncharacterized protein LOC121399175, encoding MNHLFFLWILLPVAGTMQVRTYPQQARGWVRKSTLLSCYFTSPRDTKLEDIAVRWAVKSPGALRTVYSFDGNRTECDRKETFLDLSLLENGNASLYLKDITVEDEGEYTCTVLITPHVGHSKIALKVTAKPYVSLEPQNTTYFHGEIKTFFCIVQNYYPQEIELNWLVSGPDKEWVLPKTYCTSDPALNTDGTYSVKSQIALVLNESDSGATTYICEVTHVSLEEPARGRTSIFLAPSQAIHTDTGFIVGVAIGCVLVTGMISVLFSVLYQKRLAEVAPLVSPIILPALVIANEKITFTCNINGFRPKPINIQWYIDRPKQGQRSRSIDTPLLCGEDITHQAQHLVTKHGSVFSATSQLFYTPTVQDDGATLVCEVEHKALHATVRQKEKINITARPKKCYITSWPLVPQLGERLVLSCIVEKFYPMEISLTWLKNGQLVTDVTSFGPFLCEDDYCSIWSQTELLLTEEDDGLIYTCLINHMSFGKIEELNYEINLKGTPPEVQWIIAEPQNPTEGEEVMLRCKISNFSPPQVTVNWFRNGVQLGTGVCNSLCVASARGLHSMWSMLRFPCQAQDHGSIFMCQVNHTALKNCEERSYTLSLSGKS